Proteins encoded in a region of the Sebastes fasciatus isolate fSebFas1 chromosome 9, fSebFas1.pri, whole genome shotgun sequence genome:
- the mettl18 gene encoding histidine protein methyltransferase 1 homolog, whose protein sequence is MLGFVVLTRSVSLLATCGACCSKSEDTNFTKLKLAVLSLIMSFCFNFDVPAQTTRPDDVDGKKVTTAKCTEDDTKPAAPVKEAEEHLPPSDPQLLLRDAVTETVTIGTLPPLHFLNETVFEKTASEREDGEKILSRTMEQRSDLISGVYEGGLKVWECTYDLLELIEKDGETFEGKAVLDLGCGAGLLGILALRRGARQVHFQDYNSTVIEQLTVPNVIVNCQEDDEVDSEDDTEGRGKGKTDGFKKKVEEKQEVKDGSPSPKKRASDPSQHPLLAKCRFFSGDWSTFLALLKKEDPQPKYDIIFTAETIYNTAYYPALHETLHKLLAPHGLVYLATKSHYFGVGGGLHLFETFVEQRGVFSLDHLWDGEEGLQRHVVVLRFKMVKDT, encoded by the exons ATGCTGGGATTTGTAGTTCTTACCCGCAGCGTCTCTCTGCTAGCTACATGTGGAGCCTGCTGCAGTAAAAGCGAAGATACCAACTTTACCAAACTCAAACTAGCTGTGTTGTCACTCATCATGTCGTTTTGCTTTAACTTCGACGTTCCGGCACAAACAACACGTCCGGACGACGTGGACGGAAAGAAAGTCACTACTGCTAAATGT acGGAGGATGATACCAAACCAGCAGCTCCAGTCAAAGAGGCCGAAGAGCACCTTCCACCATCCGACCCACAGCTCCTCCTGAGGGATGCTGTCACTGAAACGGTTACCATAGGAACTCTACCTCCTCTCCACTTCCTCAACGAGACCGTTTTTGAGAAGACGGCCTCGGAAAGAGAGGACGGGGAGAAAATTCTCTCTCGCACAATGGAGCAGAGGTCTGACCTCATCTCCGGCGTGTACGAGGGAGGGCTGAAGGTGTGGGAGTGCACTTACGACCTCCTGGAGCTGATTGAGAAGGACGGAGAGACCTTTGAGGGGAAGGCAGTTTTGGATTTGGGCTGCGGCGCGGGGCTGTTGGGGATATTAGCTCTGCGGAGAGGAGCCAGGCAGGTCCACTTTCAAGATTATAACAGCACAGTTATTGAACAGCTCACAGTGCCAAATGTAATAGTAAACTGCCAAGAGGATGATGAAGTAGACAGCGAAGATGACACAGAAGGGAGGGGCAAGGGAAAAACAGATGGTTTTAAGAAGAAGGTGGAAGAGAAACAAGAGGTAAAAGATGGCAGCCCATCACCCAAGAAAAGAGCCTCAGACCCATCCCAGCACCCGTTACTAGCCAAGTGTCGCTTCTTCTCCGGTGACTGGAGCACATTTCTTGCTTTGCTTAAAAAAGAGGACCCACAGCCCAAATATGACATCATATTCACCGCAGAGACCATCTACAACACCGCATACTACCCAGCGCTACACGAGACCCTCCACAAACTGCTGGCACCACATGGACTGGTCTACCTCGCCACCAAATCCCATTACTTTGGCGTAGGTGGTGGGCTGCACCTGTTTGAGACGTTTGTGGAGCAGAGGGGTGTTTTCTCTTTGGATCACCTGTGGGATGGGGAAGAAGGACTTCAGAGACATGTAGTAGTCTTACGTTTTAAAATGGTAAAGGACACTTGA